The following are encoded in a window of Pseudomonas sp. JQ170C genomic DNA:
- the secD gene encoding protein translocase subunit SecD: MLNKYPLWKYLLIVAVLAIGFIYSAPNLYPDDPAVQVSGASTALQVTQADLDRASKALVEAGIQVKAASLGEKGKGALLRLTKQEDQLPAKDVVRKALGDDYVVALNLAPTTPQWLRNLGASPMKLGLDLSGGVHFLLEVDMDKAMSARLKVYEGEVKSLLRKERVRYRSLPQQDGDIQLGFSDEASREQARSLIRKNFNDFELTTTERNGLSVLRLAITPAKVAEIREYSIKQNLTTVRNRVNELGVAEPLVQRQGANRIVVELPGVQDTAEAKRILGKTANLEFRLGAEPGASKATTETFEFREGGRSAAVERGLIITGDQVTDAQASFDEQGRPQVNIRLDGHGGELMSRATRSNVGRSMAVIFIEQRPTTRYVKQMVDGVEKDVAVQTFTEEKRIISLATIQSPLGSQFRITGLNGQGESSELALLLRAGGLAAPMYFAEERTIGPSLGADNITKGIDASLWGMLFVSLFIMAIYRFFGLIATIALAGNMVMLLALMSLLGATLTLPGIAGIVLTMGMAVDANVLIFSRIREELANGMSVQRAIHEGFNRAYTAIVDANLTTLLVGGILFAMGTGPVKGFAVTMSLGIFTSMFTAVMVTRAMVNLTCGGRDIKKLWV, encoded by the coding sequence ATGCTGAACAAATACCCTCTGTGGAAATACCTATTGATCGTGGCGGTACTGGCGATCGGTTTTATTTATTCCGCTCCCAACCTTTACCCTGATGATCCGGCCGTTCAGGTCAGTGGTGCCAGCACGGCGCTGCAGGTCACTCAGGCGGATCTGGATCGCGCGAGCAAGGCGCTCGTCGAAGCCGGTATCCAGGTCAAGGCTGCAAGCCTGGGCGAAAAGGGCAAGGGTGCATTGCTGCGCCTGACCAAGCAGGAAGACCAACTGCCAGCCAAGGATGTCGTACGCAAGGCACTGGGTGATGACTACGTTGTAGCGTTGAACCTGGCCCCGACTACCCCGCAATGGCTGCGCAACCTGGGCGCAAGCCCGATGAAGCTGGGTCTGGACCTTTCCGGTGGTGTGCACTTCCTGCTGGAAGTGGACATGGACAAGGCCATGTCGGCCCGCCTGAAAGTCTACGAAGGCGAAGTCAAAAGCCTGTTGCGTAAAGAGCGTGTGCGCTATCGCAGCCTGCCGCAGCAAGATGGCGACATTCAGTTGGGCTTCTCCGATGAAGCCTCCCGCGAGCAGGCTCGCAGCCTGATCCGCAAGAATTTCAACGATTTCGAGCTGACCACCACCGAGCGTAATGGCCTGTCGGTGCTGCGTCTGGCGATTACCCCGGCCAAGGTCGCGGAAATCCGCGAATACTCGATCAAGCAGAACTTGACCACGGTCCGTAACCGGGTCAACGAGCTGGGCGTTGCCGAGCCGCTGGTACAGCGCCAGGGTGCCAACCGCATCGTGGTGGAGCTGCCAGGCGTGCAGGACACTGCCGAAGCCAAGCGTATCCTGGGTAAAACCGCCAACCTGGAGTTCCGTCTGGGTGCCGAGCCGGGCGCTTCCAAAGCCACCACCGAAACCTTCGAGTTCCGTGAGGGCGGTCGTTCGGCCGCTGTCGAGCGTGGCCTGATCATCACCGGTGACCAGGTTACCGACGCCCAGGCCAGCTTTGACGAGCAGGGTCGCCCGCAGGTGAACATCCGTCTGGATGGCCATGGCGGCGAACTGATGAGCCGCGCAACCCGCAGCAACGTCGGTCGCAGCATGGCGGTGATCTTCATCGAGCAGCGCCCGACCACTCGTTACGTGAAGCAGATGGTCGATGGTGTCGAGAAAGACGTCGCCGTCCAGACCTTCACCGAAGAGAAGCGCATCATCAGCCTGGCAACCATCCAGTCGCCACTGGGCAGCCAGTTCCGCATCACCGGCCTGAACGGCCAGGGTGAGTCCTCGGAACTGGCCCTGCTGCTGCGTGCCGGTGGCCTGGCTGCACCGATGTACTTCGCTGAAGAACGCACCATCGGCCCAAGCCTGGGTGCCGACAACATCACCAAGGGTATCGATGCATCCCTGTGGGGCATGTTGTTCGTCTCGCTGTTCATCATGGCCATCTACCGCTTCTTCGGCCTGATCGCCACCATTGCCCTGGCCGGTAACATGGTCATGCTGCTGGCGCTGATGTCGCTGCTGGGTGCAACCCTGACCCTGCCGGGTATTGCCGGTATCGTCCTGACCATGGGTATGGCGGTCGACGCCAACGTGCTGATCTTCTCGCGGATCCGCGAAGAGCTGGCCAATGGCATGTCTGTGCAGCGCGCTATCCACGAAGGCTTCAACCGTGCCTACACCGCGATTGTCGACGCCAACCTGACCACCCTGTTGGTGGGCGGCATCCTGTTCGCCATGGGTACCGGTCCGGTCAAGGGCTTCGCAGTTACCATGTCCCTCGGGATTTTCACCTCGATGTTCACGGCCGTCATGGTTACCCGCGCAATGGTCAACCTGACCTGCGGTGGGCGTGATATCAAGAAGCTGTGGGTTTAA
- the secF gene encoding protein translocase subunit SecF, with protein sequence MLRTINFMGVRNLAFGITLLLTVLALFSWFYKGLNFGLDFTGGTLIELTYERPANLGQVREELVKAGFQDAVVQSFGATTDLLVRMPGDDPMLGNRVSEALQKISTDNPAVVKRVEFVGPQVGEELRDQGGLGMLLALGGIMLYLAFRFQWKFALGAILSLVHDVVVTLGILSFFQITFDLTVLAAVLAIIGYSLNDTIVVFDRVRENFRVLRKASLIENINISTTQTLLRTVATSVSTLLAIAALLFFGGDNLWGFSLALFIGVMAGTYSSIYIANVVLIWLNLSSEDLIPPVKAEGVDDRP encoded by the coding sequence ATGTTACGAACCATTAACTTCATGGGTGTGCGCAACCTTGCGTTCGGCATCACCCTGCTTCTTACCGTACTGGCGCTGTTCAGCTGGTTCTATAAGGGGCTCAACTTCGGCCTGGACTTCACCGGCGGTACGCTCATCGAGCTGACCTACGAGCGTCCGGCCAACCTCGGCCAGGTGCGTGAGGAGCTGGTCAAGGCCGGCTTCCAGGACGCCGTGGTGCAGAGCTTCGGCGCGACCACCGACTTGCTGGTGCGTATGCCTGGCGATGATCCGATGCTGGGCAACCGCGTCTCCGAGGCCCTGCAGAAGATCAGCACCGACAACCCGGCCGTGGTCAAGCGCGTCGAGTTCGTAGGACCGCAGGTCGGTGAGGAGCTGCGTGACCAGGGTGGCCTGGGTATGTTGCTGGCCCTGGGCGGCATCATGCTGTACCTGGCCTTCCGCTTTCAGTGGAAGTTCGCCTTGGGGGCGATTCTCTCGCTGGTCCACGACGTGGTCGTGACCCTGGGTATCCTGTCGTTCTTCCAGATCACCTTCGACCTGACGGTGCTGGCGGCGGTGCTGGCGATCATCGGCTACTCGCTCAACGACACCATCGTTGTGTTCGACCGGGTACGTGAGAACTTCCGGGTACTGCGCAAGGCGTCGCTTATCGAGAACATCAACATCTCGACCACTCAGACCCTGCTGCGTACCGTGGCCACGTCGGTATCGACCTTGCTGGCCATCGCTGCGCTGTTGTTCTTCGGTGGCGATAACCTGTGGGGCTTCTCGCTGGCGCTGTTTATCGGTGTCATGGCGGGTACCTACTCGTCGATCTACATCGCCAACGTAGTGCTGATCTGGCTGAACCTGAGCAGCGAAGACCTGATTCCACCGGTCAAGGCAGAGGGTGTGGACGACCGTCCGTAA
- a CDS encoding glycine zipper 2TM domain-containing protein: MNKSMLVGAVLGAVGVTAGGAVATYSLVKSGPEYAEVLAVQPVKQTVKTPREVCKDVTVTRQAPVKDQHQIAGTVLGAVAGGLLGNQIGGGTGKKIATVAGAVGGGYAGNKVQEGMQERDTYTTTQTRCNTVNDLSEKVVGYDVKYSIGDKVGQVRMDRDPGSQIPLDKEGKLVLSQAPTEQ, from the coding sequence GTGAACAAGTCAATGCTGGTGGGTGCGGTTCTGGGTGCTGTCGGTGTTACCGCCGGAGGTGCTGTGGCCACCTACAGCCTGGTCAAGAGCGGGCCGGAGTACGCCGAGGTTCTGGCGGTGCAGCCGGTCAAGCAGACCGTCAAGACGCCACGCGAAGTCTGCAAGGATGTCACTGTCACGCGTCAGGCACCGGTGAAGGATCAGCATCAGATTGCCGGTACTGTGCTAGGTGCAGTGGCAGGTGGCCTGCTGGGTAACCAGATCGGTGGCGGCACCGGCAAGAAGATTGCTACGGTGGCCGGTGCGGTCGGTGGTGGCTATGCCGGTAACAAGGTGCAGGAAGGCATGCAGGAGCGTGATACTTACACGACCACTCAGACCCGCTGCAACACGGTCAACGACCTGAGCGAGAAGGTGGTGGGTTATGACGTGAAGTATTCGATCGGTGACAAGGTTGGTCAGGTTCGCATGGATCGTGACCCGGGTTCGCAGATCCCGTTGGATAAAGAGGGCAAGCTGGTGTTGAGCCAGGCGCCGACGGAACAGTAA
- the suhB gene encoding type III secretion system regulator SuhB translates to MQPMLNIALRAARSASELIFRSIERLDSIKVDEKDAKDYVSEVDRVAEQSIINALRKAYPNHSIYGEETGLHAGSGEEGKDYLWIIDPLDGTTNFLRGVPHFAVSIACKYRGRLEHAVVLDPVRQEEFTASRGRGAQLNGRRLRVSPRTSLEGALLGTGFPFRDNQMADLDNYLGMFRALVGQTAGIRRAGAASLDLAYVAAGRFDAFWESGLSEWDMAAGALLIQEAGGLVSDFTGGHDFLEKGHIVAGNTKCFKAVLTAIQPHLPASIKR, encoded by the coding sequence ATGCAGCCCATGCTGAATATCGCGCTGCGCGCCGCCCGCAGCGCCAGTGAACTGATTTTCCGCTCCATCGAGCGCCTGGATAGCATCAAGGTTGATGAAAAAGACGCCAAGGATTATGTGTCCGAAGTCGACCGTGTTGCCGAGCAAAGCATCATCAACGCTCTGCGCAAGGCCTACCCGAACCACTCCATCTATGGCGAAGAGACCGGCCTGCACGCCGGCAGCGGCGAAGAAGGCAAGGACTACCTGTGGATCATCGACCCACTGGACGGCACCACCAACTTCCTGCGTGGCGTTCCGCACTTCGCTGTCAGCATTGCCTGCAAATACCGTGGCCGCCTTGAGCACGCCGTGGTGTTGGACCCTGTCCGCCAGGAAGAATTCACCGCCAGCCGTGGCCGTGGCGCCCAGCTGAACGGCCGCCGCCTGCGCGTCAGCCCTCGCACCAGCCTGGAAGGCGCTCTGCTGGGTACCGGTTTCCCATTCCGTGACAACCAGATGGCTGACCTGGACAACTACCTGGGCATGTTCCGCGCCCTGGTTGGCCAGACCGCCGGCATCCGTCGCGCCGGCGCTGCCAGCCTGGACCTGGCTTATGTTGCCGCCGGTCGTTTCGATGCCTTCTGGGAATCGGGCCTGTCGGAATGGGACATGGCTGCAGGCGCCCTGCTGATTCAGGAAGCAGGCGGCCTGGTGAGCGACTTCACCGGTGGTCACGACTTCCTCGAGAAGGGCCACATCGTTGCCGGCAACACCAAGTGCTTCAAGGCCGTACTGACTGCTATCCAGCCGCACCTGCCTGCCTCGATCAAGCGTTAA
- the trmJ gene encoding tRNA (cytosine(32)/uridine(32)-2'-O)-methyltransferase TrmJ — translation MLQNIRVVLVNTSHPGNIGGAARAMKNMGLSRLVLVDPLDFPSHEADARASGADDVLAGAQVVATLEEALAGCNLVLGTSARDRRIPWPLVDPRECGSKTIEHAAQGQEIALVFGREYAGLTNEELQRCHFHVHIPSNPDFSSLNLAAAVQVLAYEVRMAWLAAEGQPSKVEKFEVTSVRSSELATMDEMELFYEHLEKTLVDIGFLDPEKPKHLMPRLRRLYGRSSVNRSEMSILRGILTETQKVARGEPHKRKDQ, via the coding sequence TTGCTGCAAAATATTCGTGTTGTTCTGGTCAATACCAGCCACCCCGGCAATATCGGCGGCGCTGCGCGTGCCATGAAAAACATGGGCTTGTCGCGCCTGGTGCTGGTCGATCCGCTGGATTTCCCCTCCCATGAGGCCGATGCCCGCGCCTCCGGTGCCGATGATGTGCTCGCCGGGGCGCAAGTGGTCGCGACCCTCGAAGAGGCGTTGGCCGGCTGCAATCTGGTGCTCGGCACCAGTGCCCGCGATCGGCGTATCCCCTGGCCGTTGGTCGATCCGCGCGAATGCGGCAGCAAAACCATCGAGCATGCGGCTCAGGGGCAGGAGATTGCCCTGGTTTTCGGTCGTGAATATGCCGGCCTGACCAACGAAGAGCTGCAGCGCTGTCATTTTCATGTGCATATCCCTTCCAATCCTGATTTCAGCTCGCTGAACCTGGCGGCGGCCGTGCAGGTACTGGCCTATGAAGTGCGCATGGCCTGGCTGGCGGCTGAAGGCCAGCCGTCGAAGGTGGAGAAATTCGAAGTGACGTCAGTGCGCAGCAGCGAGCTGGCGACCATGGATGAAATGGAGCTGTTCTATGAGCACCTGGAGAAGACCCTGGTGGACATCGGCTTCCTTGACCCGGAAAAGCCCAAGCACCTGATGCCGCGCTTGCGTCGTCTGTATGGGCGCAGTTCGGTCAATCGTTCGGAAATGAGTATTTTGCGCGGCATTCTCACCGAGACCCAGAAAGTGGCCCGGGGCGAGCCGCATAAACGCAAGGATCAATAG
- the cysE gene encoding serine O-acetyltransferase: protein MFERLREDIQSVFHRDPAARNAFEVLTCYPGMHAIWLHRAAHALWKRDWKWLARLVSNFGRWMTGIEIHPGAKVGRRFFIDHGMGIVIGETAEIGDDVTLYQGVTLGGTSWNKGKRHPTLEDGVVVGAGAKVLGPFTVGAGAKIGSNAVVTKAVPAGATAVGIPGRIIVKTDAEVEAKRKAMAEKIGFDAYGVSEDMPDPVARAIGQLLDHLQAVDGRLEDMCGALKNLGSDYCAKELPALREEDFAEVKGESRSDTPTH from the coding sequence ATGTTCGAGCGTCTGCGTGAAGATATCCAGAGCGTTTTCCACCGTGACCCGGCGGCGCGCAATGCCTTTGAGGTCCTGACCTGCTACCCGGGCATGCATGCGATCTGGCTGCATCGGGCGGCGCATGCGCTATGGAAGCGTGACTGGAAATGGCTGGCGCGGCTGGTATCGAACTTCGGGCGCTGGATGACCGGTATCGAGATTCATCCGGGTGCCAAGGTGGGGCGGCGCTTTTTCATCGACCACGGCATGGGAATTGTCATCGGTGAGACCGCCGAGATCGGTGATGACGTCACGCTTTACCAGGGTGTAACCCTGGGCGGCACCAGCTGGAACAAAGGCAAGCGTCACCCGACCCTGGAAGACGGTGTCGTGGTCGGTGCTGGCGCCAAGGTGCTGGGCCCGTTCACCGTGGGTGCCGGGGCCAAGATAGGCTCCAATGCCGTGGTTACCAAGGCGGTGCCGGCAGGTGCTACTGCGGTGGGTATCCCAGGGCGGATCATCGTCAAGACCGACGCCGAGGTCGAGGCCAAGCGCAAGGCAATGGCCGAGAAGATCGGATTTGATGCCTATGGTGTCAGCGAAGACATGCCTGACCCGGTGGCACGCGCCATTGGTCAGTTGCTGGATCACCTGCAGGCGGTGGACGGGCGGCTGGAGGACATGTGCGGTGCGCTGAAGAACCTTGGCAGCGACTACTGCGCCAAGGAGCTGCCGGCCTTGCGTGAAGAGGACTTCGCCGAGGTCAAGGGCGAGTCGCGCAGCGACACGCCGACGCATTGA
- the iscR gene encoding Fe-S cluster assembly transcriptional regulator IscR, which yields MRLTTKGRYAVTAMLDLALHAQHGPVSLADISERQGISLSYLEQLFAKLRRSSLVSSVRGPGGGYQLSRSMESIQVAQVIDAVNESVDATRCQGLGDCHAGDTCLTHHLWCDLSQQIHEFLSGISLADLVTRREVQEVAQRQDLRRIAGRAPQLDKIETSAVE from the coding sequence ATGCGACTGACTACAAAAGGCCGATACGCCGTGACCGCCATGCTTGATCTGGCGTTGCACGCGCAGCATGGGCCGGTGTCTCTGGCCGACATTTCCGAGCGCCAAGGCATCTCCCTTTCTTATCTGGAGCAGCTGTTTGCAAAGCTGCGCCGCAGCAGTCTGGTTTCCAGCGTGCGCGGCCCTGGCGGCGGCTATCAGCTGTCGCGAAGCATGGAGAGCATTCAGGTCGCACAGGTCATCGATGCGGTTAACGAATCGGTTGACGCAACACGCTGCCAGGGTCTGGGTGATTGCCACGCCGGCGACACCTGCCTTACCCACCACTTGTGGTGCGACCTGAGCCAGCAGATTCACGAATTCCTCAGCGGTATCAGCCTGGCTGACCTTGTTACTCGCCGTGAGGTACAAGAAGTCGCCCAGCGCCAGGACCTGCGACGTATCGCAGGCCGGGCACCGCAGCTGGACAAGATTGAGACGTCTGCCGTCGAATGA
- a CDS encoding IscS subfamily cysteine desulfurase has translation MKLPIYLDYSATTPVDPRVAQKMSDCLLVDGNFGNPASRSHVFGWKAEEAVENARRQVADLVNADPREIVWTSGATESDNLAIKGVAHFYSTKGKHLITSKIEHKAVLDSTRQLEREGFEVTYIEPGADGLITPAMIEAALRDDTILVSIMHVNNEIGTINDIAAIGELTRARGVMFHVDAAQSTGKVEIDLQKLKVDLMSFSAHKTYGPKGIGALYVSRKPRVRLEATMHGGGHERGMRSGTLATHQIVGMGEAFAIAKELMASENVRIKALSDRFYQQVEGLEELYINGSMTARIPHNLNLSFNYVEGESLIMALKDLAVSSGSACTSASLEPSYVLRALGRNDELAHSSIRFTFGRFTTEEEIDYAAQKVCEAVTKLRELSPLWDMYKDGVDISKIEWAAH, from the coding sequence ATGAAGTTGCCGATCTACCTCGATTACTCCGCGACCACCCCGGTCGACCCACGCGTTGCCCAGAAGATGAGCGACTGCCTGCTGGTCGACGGGAACTTCGGTAACCCGGCGTCGCGCTCCCACGTCTTTGGCTGGAAAGCCGAAGAAGCGGTCGAGAACGCTCGCCGCCAGGTCGCTGACCTGGTCAATGCCGACCCGCGTGAAATTGTCTGGACCAGCGGTGCAACCGAGTCCGACAACCTGGCAATCAAGGGCGTTGCGCACTTCTACAGCACCAAGGGCAAGCACCTGATCACCTCCAAGATCGAGCACAAGGCTGTCCTGGACAGCACGCGCCAGCTGGAGCGTGAAGGCTTTGAAGTCACCTACATCGAGCCAGGCGCCGATGGCCTGATCACCCCGGCCATGATTGAAGCTGCCCTGCGTGACGACACCATCCTGGTGTCGATCATGCATGTGAACAACGAAATCGGCACCATCAACGACATCGCAGCCATCGGCGAACTGACCCGCGCTCGCGGCGTTATGTTCCACGTCGATGCTGCTCAGTCCACTGGCAAAGTCGAAATCGACCTGCAGAAGCTGAAAGTCGACCTGATGTCCTTCTCTGCACACAAAACCTACGGCCCTAAAGGCATCGGCGCGCTGTACGTCAGCCGCAAGCCTCGCGTGCGCCTGGAAGCCACCATGCACGGCGGCGGTCACGAGCGCGGCATGCGTTCGGGCACCCTGGCAACCCACCAGATCGTCGGCATGGGTGAAGCGTTCGCCATCGCCAAAGAGCTGATGGCCAGCGAGAACGTTCGTATCAAGGCCCTGAGCGACCGCTTCTACCAGCAGGTCGAAGGCCTTGAAGAGCTGTACATCAACGGCAGCATGACCGCGCGCATTCCGCACAACCTGAACCTGAGCTTCAACTACGTTGAAGGCGAATCGCTGATCATGGCCCTCAAGGACCTGGCAGTGTCGTCCGGTTCGGCGTGCACCTCGGCTTCGTTGGAGCCGTCCTATGTGCTGCGCGCCCTGGGCCGCAACGACGAGCTGGCTCACAGCTCGATCCGTTTTACCTTCGGTCGTTTCACCACCGAAGAAGAAATCGACTACGCCGCGCAGAAAGTTTGCGAGGCCGTGACCAAGCTGCGCGAGTTGTCGCCGCTGTGGGATATGTACAAAGACGGCGTCGACATCTCCAAGATCGAGTGGGCTGCGCACTAA